From the Corticium candelabrum chromosome 2, ooCorCand1.1, whole genome shotgun sequence genome, one window contains:
- the LOC134176233 gene encoding uncharacterized protein LOC134176233 encodes MEILSIIDKNISIQGIDHEFYDNLAKIKLNDVKVTGIYNQRLESYALGFFAIPSTDDDVSLFGPHLAIPSIDSLVGIHYMITLSEERLPIFTTALLFTLFKLSQLVENVWIVNMADVPIIATLQASNCAVIASTDDLSLNLLPNLVTGVLKKIVNIRKGFTVVADMNISKDGGPHTFIILFSSNLISFISTGRSLNLQSLLKVTIPDLSIDSLLLPPGFGNVGNLEVSSFNISTTSGIMSLAANLTIKDSFDIIPGYLTITKSPLLIKTTFNKPRKSKFTISGTLIIGQIQRTFTSR; translated from the coding sequence ATGGAGATCTTGAGCATTATTGATAAAAATATTAGTATCCAAGGTATTGATCATGAATTCTATGATAATCTTGCCAAAATTAAATTGAATGACGTCAAAGTAACAGGAATTTACAACCAAAGATTAGAATCCTATGCTCTCGGATTTTTTGCAATCCCATCTACTGACGATGATGTCTCACTGTTTGGCCCTCATTTAGCAATCCCATCTATCGACTCACTGGTGGGCATTCACTATATGATCACGTTGAGCGAAGAGCGGCTGCCTATTTTTACAACGGCGCTGCTTTTCACTTTATTCAAACTCTCTCAGTTAGTCGAAAATGTATGGATCGTCAATATGGCGGATGTGCCAATAATTGCAACTTTGCAGGCGTCAAATTGTGCTGTTATCGCGTCAACGGATGACTTGTCTCTAAACCTACTGCCTAACCTTGTGACTGGAGTTCTGAAGAAAATTGTTAATATTCGAAAAGGCTTTACTGTAGTGGCAGATATGAATATCTCGAAAGATGGAGGTCCTCATACGTTTATCATTCTTTTTTCGTCGAACTTGATCAGCTTCATAAGCACGGGACGGTCCCTCAATCTGCAAAGCTTACTAAAAGTTACTATTCCTGATCTGTCCATCGACAGCTTGTTGTTACCGCCTGGATTTGGTAACGTTGGCAATTTGGAAGTGAGCAGTTTCAATATAAGCACAACGTCTGGAATAATGAGTCTGGCTGCTAATCTAACAATAAAGGACTCATTTGACATTATACCAGGATATTTAACAATCACCAAGTCACCTCTCCTTATCaagacaactttcaacaaacctagaaaatcaaaatttacTATCAGCGGTACTTTGATTATAGGTCAAATTCAACGGACGTTTACATCGAGATGA